A single window of Flavobacterium sp. 140616W15 DNA harbors:
- the traN gene encoding conjugative transposon protein TraN, whose amino-acid sequence MKNYKWLVTACILLSCLSGYAQFITKNAGYNEDKYKNLQIGYSKTTSIVFPYAVKSADKGSADILIQKARGAENILLLKAAKQNFPQTNLTVVTADSRLYVFILNYDDACPHLNIKADHTAVVNDDILFSLDNENQKKIEQNARLALSKNKKISGLKREKYEMKIMVNGIFIHQDVLYLRIALGNASKINYDIDQLRFFIRDQKKSKRTASQEIEILPLYSTYSSSVIADKSEVSMVYAFSKFTIPEKKYLTIQLMEKNGGRHIATNIKNSHLTHLDILNGF is encoded by the coding sequence ATGAAAAACTATAAATGGCTGGTTACGGCCTGCATACTTCTGAGCTGTTTATCAGGATATGCACAGTTCATTACTAAGAATGCAGGTTATAATGAAGATAAGTATAAAAACCTGCAGATCGGCTACTCTAAAACCACAAGCATCGTTTTTCCCTATGCCGTAAAAAGTGCAGACAAGGGAAGTGCGGATATTTTAATTCAGAAAGCCAGAGGAGCTGAAAACATCCTTCTTCTAAAAGCGGCAAAACAAAATTTCCCGCAGACCAATCTAACGGTTGTTACAGCCGACAGCCGGCTTTATGTATTTATTTTAAATTATGATGACGCCTGTCCGCATTTAAATATAAAGGCTGATCATACCGCTGTTGTAAATGACGATATCCTGTTTTCGCTGGATAATGAAAACCAGAAGAAAATTGAGCAGAATGCCAGGCTTGCCTTATCTAAAAATAAAAAAATAAGCGGGCTTAAAAGGGAGAAATATGAAATGAAGATTATGGTTAATGGCATTTTCATCCATCAGGATGTGCTATACCTGAGAATAGCCCTAGGTAATGCCTCAAAGATTAATTACGATATTGACCAGCTGCGATTTTTTATACGAGACCAGAAAAAGTCAAAACGCACCGCTTCCCAGGAAATCGAGATACTGCCTCTTTATTCCACCTACAGCTCGTCTGTTATTGCGGATAAATCCGAAGTCAGCATGGTATATGCTTTTTCAAAGTTTACTATCCCGGAGAAAAAATACCTCACTATTCAGCTTATGGAGAAAAACGGCGGCAGGCACATAGCAACAAATATAAAGAATAGCCATTTAACACATCTGGATATTCTTAACGGTTTTTAA
- the traK gene encoding conjugative transposon protein TraK, which produces MKNIDTAFKYVRGFTMLVIAGCVVICCFTLHKSFQTVAKMQDKVYILAAGKALEVYASERKDNLPVEARDHVKTFHKFFFTLDPDDKVIKTNITKALYLADESAKRIYDDLKENGFYSGIISGNISQTIQIDSIAVDIKDYPYRFKCFARQNIIRTTSILKRNLITEGSLRNVSRSDNNPHGFLIERFNTIENTDLAVENRK; this is translated from the coding sequence ATGAAAAATATAGATACCGCATTTAAATACGTGAGAGGCTTTACAATGCTGGTTATTGCGGGCTGCGTTGTGATATGCTGTTTTACGCTTCACAAAAGTTTTCAGACCGTCGCTAAAATGCAGGACAAGGTATATATCCTTGCCGCCGGAAAAGCGCTGGAGGTATATGCTTCTGAGAGAAAGGATAACCTGCCTGTGGAAGCCAGGGATCACGTCAAGACTTTTCATAAGTTTTTCTTCACCCTTGATCCTGATGACAAAGTAATTAAAACCAATATTACCAAGGCCCTTTATCTGGCTGATGAAAGCGCCAAGCGGATTTATGACGACCTGAAAGAAAATGGCTTTTACTCGGGAATAATTTCAGGGAATATCAGCCAGACCATTCAGATAGATAGTATTGCTGTTGATATCAAAGACTATCCCTACCGATTTAAATGTTTTGCCAGACAGAACATTATCAGAACCACGAGCATTTTGAAAAGAAACCTGATTACGGAAGGGAGCCTTCGCAATGTATCGAGAAGTGACAACAATCCTCATGGTTTTTTAATTGAACGCTTCAATACTATTGAGAATACCGATTTAGCGGTTGAAAACAGAAAATAA
- a CDS encoding conjugal transfer protein TraI, translating to MKKKLITCLILLLLISTPARPAEKTAALPILEIVKAVTKKVIKAIDLRIQKLQNKTIWLQNAQKQVENVLSKLKLDEISDWTQKQKDLYKGYYEELGKVKSIITHYQRIKDITKKQTKLVQEYERAWNLLRQDTHFKDSEIQYMERVYTGILEESIKNIEQIFLILDSFTTQMSDLKRLEIINTAADQIDASYDDLKMFNQQNILLSLQRAKTEADAARVKQFYGIP from the coding sequence ATGAAAAAGAAACTAATTACCTGCCTGATTTTGCTGCTGCTTATCAGCACTCCGGCAAGACCTGCTGAAAAGACCGCGGCACTGCCGATATTGGAAATCGTAAAAGCAGTCACAAAAAAGGTCATCAAAGCCATTGACCTGAGGATCCAAAAACTGCAGAACAAAACCATCTGGCTTCAGAATGCCCAGAAACAGGTTGAAAATGTGCTCTCCAAACTAAAGTTGGATGAAATCTCGGACTGGACACAGAAACAGAAAGACCTCTATAAAGGGTACTACGAAGAACTGGGAAAAGTAAAATCTATTATTACGCATTACCAGAGGATAAAAGATATTACCAAAAAACAGACAAAACTTGTGCAGGAATACGAAAGGGCGTGGAACCTGCTCAGACAGGATACCCATTTTAAGGACAGCGAGATCCAGTATATGGAGCGTGTTTACACAGGTATTCTGGAAGAAAGTATCAAGAACATTGAACAGATCTTTTTAATACTGGATTCCTTTACCACACAGATGAGTGATCTCAAAAGACTTGAAATCATCAATACCGCAGCTGACCAGATTGATGCCAGCTATGATGACCTTAAGATGTTTAATCAGCAGAATATACTGCTCAGCCTTCAGAGGGCCAAAACTGAAGCAGATGCAGCCCGCGTGAAACAATTTTACGGAATTCCGTAA
- a CDS encoding DUF4134 domain-containing protein, which translates to MLLLINGTGYAQDGVAGINEANQKVRSYFDAGTELMYAVGAILGLIGAVKVYQKWNAGDPDTGKVAAAWFGSCVFLVVVATVIKSFFGV; encoded by the coding sequence ATGTTATTATTAATTAATGGAACAGGCTACGCACAGGACGGTGTTGCCGGGATTAATGAGGCAAACCAGAAAGTCAGAAGCTATTTTGATGCGGGTACAGAACTGATGTATGCCGTGGGTGCCATACTGGGTCTTATCGGCGCAGTAAAAGTCTACCAGAAATGGAATGCCGGGGATCCTGATACGGGAAAAGTGGCGGCAGCATGGTTCGGTAGCTGTGTTTTTCTGGTTGTTGTGGCAACGGTAATTAAATCCTTTTTCGGGGTTTAA
- the traJ gene encoding conjugative transposon protein TraJ encodes MKLPIKNKIVLSAMLLPFLSRAQGLGDNMQSLHLVLDQLYDEMMPLCGNLLAVGQGIAGFGTLWYVASRVWRHIAAAEPIDFYPLFRPFVIGFCIMIFPSVLALINGVMKPTVTATAAMVTGSNNAVAVLLKEKEKTVQQTDPWKMYVGATGTGDRDKWYKYTHDGAVPSDESMLAGIGNDVKFAMEKASYSFRNSIKEWMSEVLRILFESAALCIDTLRTFQLVVLSILGPLVFGIAVFDGFQHTLTVWLARYINIYLWLPVANIFGSIIGKIQELMLKLDLSQVQSTGDTFFSSTDIAYLIFMIIGIIGYFTVPSVANYIVHAGGGGALSQKATTLLSTSAVSVVSKTSQGTAMVMDSMGNAAGRMSQSMSASGASAPYFEEKGNYMSNRLKGNSK; translated from the coding sequence ATGAAACTGCCAATAAAAAACAAAATTGTTCTCTCAGCTATGCTGCTTCCTTTTTTAAGTCGAGCACAGGGGCTGGGCGATAACATGCAAAGCCTGCACTTGGTGCTGGACCAGCTTTATGATGAGATGATGCCTCTGTGTGGCAATCTGCTGGCTGTCGGACAGGGAATTGCAGGATTTGGGACCCTCTGGTACGTCGCTTCGCGTGTCTGGAGACATATTGCAGCAGCGGAGCCAATTGATTTTTATCCGCTGTTCCGCCCTTTTGTAATTGGGTTCTGCATTATGATTTTCCCTTCGGTGCTGGCCCTTATCAACGGAGTTATGAAACCCACTGTTACCGCAACAGCTGCTATGGTAACAGGATCCAATAATGCTGTTGCCGTTCTTTTAAAAGAAAAAGAAAAGACAGTTCAGCAGACCGATCCCTGGAAAATGTATGTAGGCGCGACAGGGACCGGAGACCGCGATAAATGGTACAAGTACACCCATGACGGTGCGGTCCCATCTGATGAAAGCATGCTGGCGGGCATAGGCAATGATGTGAAATTTGCCATGGAAAAAGCGTCCTATAGTTTTAGGAATTCCATCAAGGAATGGATGAGCGAGGTGCTTAGGATTTTATTTGAATCGGCGGCCCTCTGCATTGATACACTCAGGACCTTTCAACTTGTGGTGCTCTCCATTCTCGGCCCGCTTGTTTTCGGCATTGCCGTTTTTGACGGGTTCCAGCATACACTGACGGTCTGGCTGGCCAGATACATAAATATATACCTGTGGCTTCCTGTGGCTAATATTTTTGGAAGCATAATCGGAAAGATACAGGAACTGATGCTCAAGCTGGATTTGTCCCAGGTGCAGTCCACCGGGGACACCTTTTTCAGTAGTACTGACATTGCTTATTTGATATTTATGATTATCGGCATTATAGGCTACTTCACTGTGCCTTCAGTGGCTAACTACATCGTGCATGCAGGCGGCGGCGGGGCCCTGAGCCAGAAAGCCACTACCCTACTTAGCACCTCAGCGGTCTCTGTGGTTTCCAAAACATCACAGGGAACTGCAATGGTTATGGATTCCATGGGGAATGCAGCAGGAAGAATGTCACAGAGTATGTCGGCATCGGGCGCTTCGGCTCCCTATTTTGAAGAGAAAGGAAATTACATGAGCAACAGGCTTAAAGGGAATTCAAAATAA
- a CDS encoding AraC family transcriptional regulator — protein MEFRKSNYKTEGIQLCVFESLTSKRALKNLIPEDHSTVLLVNKGAAAMSINSRKVHLFINESAVIPKKANCEILLMSRELCISIVSFTSEFALENSIRWPHIGYFNFFTAQYASKIFLKKKEMNNLMVLLEIVNSRLLMPDLRFFKKELILLSFNLFLYELASHYYKATWHERVKYSSTEKTAVHFFRLLEIHCRTQHSVKFYADALNISSGHLTKTIKQITEITAKQCIENALILEAKILLQNSDLTILKISEELKFANTSFFSNFFKKHTSLSPSEYRIRLNQY, from the coding sequence TTGGAATTTAGAAAATCAAACTATAAAACTGAAGGGATTCAATTGTGCGTTTTTGAAAGTTTAACCTCCAAGCGCGCATTAAAGAATTTGATTCCGGAAGATCATTCTACTGTGCTGCTTGTAAATAAAGGCGCGGCGGCGATGAGCATCAACAGCAGAAAAGTACACTTATTCATTAACGAATCAGCAGTTATTCCTAAAAAAGCAAACTGCGAAATTCTGCTAATGAGCAGGGAATTATGCATTTCGATTGTATCTTTTACATCAGAATTTGCATTGGAAAACAGCATCAGATGGCCTCATATCGGATATTTTAATTTCTTCACTGCCCAGTATGCCTCTAAAATTTTCTTAAAGAAAAAGGAGATGAATAACCTGATGGTTTTACTGGAAATAGTGAACTCCAGGCTGTTAATGCCTGATTTAAGGTTTTTTAAAAAAGAGCTGATTCTGCTGAGTTTTAATCTGTTTCTCTATGAACTTGCCAGCCATTATTATAAAGCTACCTGGCATGAAAGGGTAAAATATTCCAGCACGGAAAAAACAGCAGTCCATTTTTTCAGATTACTGGAAATCCACTGCCGAACACAGCATAGTGTCAAGTTTTACGCGGATGCCCTGAATATATCCTCAGGGCATCTCACTAAAACAATCAAACAAATTACAGAGATAACGGCCAAGCAGTGCATTGAAAATGCATTAATTCTCGAAGCTAAGATTCTGCTTCAAAACAGTGATTTAACCATTCTTAAAATCTCTGAAGAACTAAAATTTGCAAACACTTCTTTCTTTAGTAATTTTTTTAAAAAGCATACTTCTTTATCTCCATCTGAATACCGAATAAGGCTGAACCAGTACTAA
- the traM gene encoding conjugative transposon protein TraM, translated as METKTISLRASKKRQMLLVMPVTTLPFITLLFYILGGGTMEEAEAESKIKKGFNFTLPIPKFKEDSSLDKMSYYDQAAVDSVKLQEQIKKDPNYSNQKILEESLNDFTKSDFSTQGFSKNRTGLNSKPLQDRNEQKIYEKLQALQKAVNQQTVLDKHVYDMREFENYGSSKGVTDEMQHLEKMMSAMGESTQPDAELAQLGGMLENILDIQHPSRVQERLKQSSESKKGKTYAVNHKKAENNFSSLEQGPVATAVKPNSFYTIEEDLDSQQQNSIEAVIHETQTIVNGSIVKFRLNNDVTLQGNVIPKNTFLYGTAALKGERLEVKIDNIQYRSSIFPIQLSVYDIDGIEGIYVPGTIDRDSAKASADRSIQTLGLTGITDSFGAQAAGMGIEAAKSLMSKKVKLIKVQVKAGYQVLLYDEKQKNFNQ; from the coding sequence ATGGAAACAAAAACAATATCTCTTAGAGCATCTAAAAAACGCCAGATGCTGCTGGTAATGCCGGTCACTACGCTTCCTTTTATAACCCTGCTGTTTTATATTTTGGGAGGAGGCACAATGGAAGAAGCAGAAGCTGAAAGTAAAATCAAAAAAGGATTCAACTTTACTCTTCCAATTCCAAAATTCAAAGAAGATTCTTCTCTGGATAAAATGAGTTACTACGATCAGGCAGCTGTCGATTCTGTAAAACTGCAAGAGCAGATTAAAAAAGACCCCAATTACTCCAATCAAAAAATTCTGGAAGAATCTTTGAATGATTTTACAAAATCAGATTTTAGTACGCAGGGCTTTTCAAAAAACAGAACAGGTCTGAATTCAAAACCTCTTCAGGACAGAAATGAGCAGAAAATCTATGAAAAACTCCAGGCGCTTCAAAAAGCGGTCAACCAGCAGACAGTGCTGGATAAGCACGTCTATGATATGCGCGAGTTTGAAAACTACGGGTCATCAAAAGGTGTAACCGATGAAATGCAGCACCTTGAAAAGATGATGTCGGCGATGGGAGAATCCACACAGCCTGATGCTGAACTCGCTCAGCTTGGCGGCATGCTGGAAAACATACTCGATATCCAGCATCCTTCAAGGGTTCAGGAACGTTTAAAACAATCATCCGAGAGTAAAAAGGGAAAAACATATGCAGTAAACCATAAAAAAGCAGAAAATAATTTTTCCTCTCTGGAGCAGGGTCCGGTTGCTACAGCTGTAAAACCAAACTCTTTTTATACCATTGAGGAGGATCTAGATTCACAGCAGCAGAATTCAATTGAGGCCGTCATTCACGAAACCCAGACTATTGTAAACGGATCAATCGTTAAGTTTCGCCTGAATAATGATGTGACACTCCAGGGAAACGTTATTCCAAAAAACACTTTTTTATACGGCACTGCGGCTTTAAAAGGGGAAAGACTTGAGGTCAAAATCGACAACATTCAATACCGCAGCTCGATTTTCCCCATTCAATTATCAGTTTATGACATTGACGGCATTGAGGGAATTTATGTCCCGGGAACTATTGACAGAGATTCAGCCAAGGCTTCTGCAGACCGCTCCATCCAGACTCTGGGACTTACCGGCATCACGGATTCCTTTGGAGCACAGGCGGCAGGGATGGGAATTGAAGCGGCCAAAAGCCTGATGAGCAAAAAGGTAAAACTCATAAAAGTTCAGGTTAAAGCTGGATATCAGGTACTGCTCTACGATGAGAAACAAAAGAATTTCAACCAATAA
- a CDS encoding TerB family tellurite resistance protein, translating into MKKILILGLLICLSMIPGKVRAQSAEIQQLILNIEKLSQFKKILSDMKKGYELLSGGYKTVKDMSQGNFSLHKTFLDALMQVSPAVKNYKRVGEIINFQILLIKESRNGLNRFARSGSFSAQEIGYFERVYGNLLSQSLRNLDELTMTVTADKLRMSDDERLQSVDMIYLQMQDKLLFLRNFNASSNILALQRAKEKNDVYASKELQELKN; encoded by the coding sequence ATGAAAAAGATATTGATTTTAGGACTGCTTATCTGCCTGTCTATGATACCAGGCAAAGTTCGCGCCCAGTCAGCAGAAATACAACAGCTGATCCTGAACATTGAAAAACTCTCCCAGTTTAAAAAGATCCTCAGTGATATGAAAAAGGGCTATGAACTGCTCTCGGGAGGTTATAAAACAGTGAAGGATATGTCTCAGGGCAACTTCAGCCTGCATAAAACTTTTTTAGACGCCCTTATGCAGGTAAGCCCGGCGGTAAAGAATTACAAAAGAGTGGGTGAAATTATAAATTTTCAAATACTGCTGATAAAGGAAAGCAGAAACGGACTGAACCGGTTTGCGCGAAGCGGCAGCTTCAGCGCGCAGGAAATTGGATATTTTGAAAGGGTTTACGGGAATCTGCTCAGCCAGAGCCTACGGAATCTTGATGAACTCACTATGACCGTTACTGCTGATAAACTCAGGATGTCCGATGATGAAAGACTACAATCGGTGGATATGATCTATCTACAGATGCAGGATAAGCTGCTTTTTCTTCGAAATTTTAATGCTTCTTCAAATATCCTGGCACTGCAGCGGGCAAAAGAGAAAAATGATGTTTATGCTTCCAAAGAGCTGCAGGAACTTAAAAACTAA
- a CDS encoding TraG family conjugative transposon ATPase produces the protein MEKRIENVLPVMAVEHDCIVSKQGDVTVVYKAELPEIFTLSDQEYEAFHQSWIKAVKILPKFCVFHKQDWFLENNYKADFTSDDSSFLTRSSEQFFNERPFLDHSCYIMLTKKPNGRKSSSSLFSNLLRSSIVPQETLNTQLLQDFIDCTGQFKRIMEDSGFVKLTRLKNNELKSDSRKKGLIEQYCFLSEREDSFVFNDIKFDQGLEVGDKHCQLFTLGDAADLPALCGSRINFDRYSTDKTKFSIGFASTLGQLLSCNHIYNQYLFIEDAQKTIQKLESKRLRLQSLSAYSRENMIARDATNDFLNEAVSQQRLSVKAHFNVLAWSTDTQEGKEIKNKVSSALAQMDAAAKHETVGAPQIYWAGMPGNEADFPMNDTFDTFTEQAVCFLNMETGYRSSLSPTGIRLGDRLTGKPVHVDISDEPVKMGICTNRNKFILGPSGSGKSFFTNHMVRSYYEQGTHIVLVDVGHSYKGLCDMVKGYYFTYDEKNPIRFNPFYISEGDTLDTEKKESIKTLLLALWKKDDETFNRSEYVALSNALQLYYEKLEINSNLFPCFNSFYEFLKDDFVSILEGDKVKEKDFDINNFLYVLRPYYQGGEFDYLLNATENLNLLKERFIVFELDNIKDHPILFPVVTIIIMEVFISKMRKLKGIRKMILIEEAWKAIAKEGMAEYLRYLFKTVRKFFGEAVVVTQEVEDIISSPVVKQAIINNSDCKILLDQSKYQNKFDQIQELLGLTEKEKALVLSVNKANDPDKKYKEVFISLGGMSSKVYRTEVSLNEYLAYTTEESEKVKMNAYAAKFGGDIEKGIAALAEDMRNGI, from the coding sequence ATGGAGAAAAGGATCGAAAACGTACTGCCTGTTATGGCAGTGGAACACGACTGTATTGTATCCAAACAGGGTGATGTTACGGTAGTATACAAGGCAGAACTGCCTGAGATTTTTACTTTGTCGGATCAAGAATATGAAGCATTCCACCAGTCGTGGATCAAAGCTGTCAAGATACTTCCAAAATTCTGTGTGTTTCATAAGCAGGACTGGTTTTTAGAAAACAATTACAAGGCCGATTTTACAAGTGACGACAGCAGTTTTCTGACACGAAGCAGCGAGCAGTTTTTCAATGAAAGACCTTTTCTGGATCATTCCTGCTATATCATGCTGACCAAGAAACCCAACGGCAGAAAAAGTTCAAGCTCCCTTTTTTCAAATCTTTTGAGAAGTTCCATCGTCCCACAAGAAACTTTAAATACGCAGCTACTACAGGATTTTATTGACTGCACGGGACAGTTTAAAAGAATTATGGAGGACAGCGGTTTTGTAAAACTCACCCGTCTGAAAAATAACGAACTCAAAAGCGACAGCAGAAAAAAAGGACTTATTGAGCAGTACTGTTTTCTTTCTGAGAGGGAAGATTCCTTTGTCTTTAATGACATTAAATTTGATCAGGGCCTCGAGGTGGGTGATAAACACTGCCAGCTTTTTACCCTGGGCGACGCCGCTGATCTTCCGGCGCTGTGCGGTTCAAGGATTAATTTTGACCGGTATTCCACTGATAAAACCAAGTTCAGTATTGGTTTTGCATCCACCCTTGGGCAGCTTTTATCCTGCAACCATATCTATAATCAGTATTTATTTATTGAAGATGCGCAGAAAACCATCCAGAAACTGGAAAGCAAAAGATTACGCCTGCAGTCTTTATCGGCGTACAGCAGGGAGAATATGATTGCCCGGGATGCCACTAATGATTTTCTCAATGAGGCGGTTTCCCAGCAGCGGCTGTCGGTTAAAGCCCATTTTAATGTGCTGGCGTGGAGCACCGATACCCAAGAGGGGAAGGAAATTAAGAACAAAGTATCCTCAGCACTGGCCCAGATGGATGCAGCAGCTAAACACGAAACTGTTGGAGCTCCTCAGATTTACTGGGCGGGAATGCCGGGAAATGAAGCCGACTTTCCCATGAATGACACCTTTGATACGTTCACCGAGCAGGCCGTTTGTTTTCTAAATATGGAAACAGGTTACAGATCTTCATTGAGCCCTACAGGCATCAGACTTGGAGACCGCCTAACGGGAAAACCTGTCCATGTCGACATTAGTGATGAACCTGTGAAAATGGGAATCTGCACCAACCGTAACAAATTTATTCTGGGTCCTTCGGGGAGCGGTAAATCTTTTTTTACCAATCATATGGTCCGAAGCTATTATGAGCAAGGGACCCATATTGTACTGGTAGATGTAGGCCACAGTTATAAAGGGCTCTGCGATATGGTAAAAGGGTATTATTTCACGTATGATGAAAAGAACCCGATCCGTTTTAATCCCTTTTATATCTCGGAAGGCGATACTCTGGATACTGAGAAAAAAGAAAGCATCAAAACACTGCTGCTGGCGCTGTGGAAAAAAGACGACGAAACTTTTAACCGGAGCGAGTATGTAGCTTTATCAAATGCACTTCAGCTGTATTATGAAAAGCTGGAGATCAATTCCAATCTCTTTCCATGCTTTAACAGCTTCTACGAGTTTTTGAAAGATGATTTTGTTTCCATTTTGGAAGGTGACAAGGTGAAAGAAAAAGACTTTGATATTAATAATTTTCTCTACGTGCTGCGCCCGTACTATCAGGGAGGCGAGTTTGATTACCTTTTGAATGCCACAGAGAATCTTAATCTTTTAAAAGAGCGGTTTATTGTCTTTGAGCTTGACAATATCAAAGACCACCCTATTTTATTTCCTGTGGTCACGATCATTATAATGGAAGTTTTTATCAGTAAAATGAGAAAACTCAAAGGCATCCGCAAGATGATCCTGATTGAAGAAGCCTGGAAAGCCATAGCCAAGGAAGGAATGGCGGAATATTTACGGTATTTATTTAAGACTGTTCGTAAATTCTTCGGGGAGGCCGTCGTAGTCACCCAGGAAGTAGAAGATATTATTTCTTCTCCTGTGGTCAAGCAGGCCATTATCAATAACAGCGACTGCAAGATCTTGCTGGACCAGAGCAAATACCAGAATAAATTTGATCAGATACAGGAACTGCTGGGGCTCACGGAAAAAGAAAAAGCGCTCGTGCTGTCGGTCAATAAGGCAAACGATCCTGACAAGAAATACAAGGAAGTCTTTATTTCTCTGGGAGGAATGTCATCAAAAGTATACAGAACCGAGGTTTCTTTAAACGAATATCTGGCTTACACCACCGAGGAAAGCGAGAAAGTGAAAATGAATGCTTATGCAGCAAAGTTCGGGGGCGACATCGAAAAAGGCATTGCAGCACTGGCTGAGGACATGAGAAACGGAATTTAA
- a CDS encoding DUF4133 domain-containing protein, with translation MGSSVYQINKGINQSIEFKGLKAQYIWYLGGGVVALMILFAIMYIIGLPSLLCVGLIGTAGAFLVLKIYRMSNKYGEYGMMKALAKKQIPKCIKVYSRSVFIKI, from the coding sequence ATGGGCAGCAGTGTTTACCAGATCAACAAGGGAATCAACCAAAGCATAGAATTCAAGGGATTAAAAGCGCAGTACATCTGGTATTTAGGAGGCGGGGTTGTCGCCCTTATGATCCTTTTTGCCATTATGTACATTATCGGTCTGCCTTCCCTCCTATGTGTTGGTTTGATAGGAACAGCAGGAGCCTTTCTTGTGCTGAAGATTTATAGAATGAGTAATAAGTATGGAGAGTACGGCATGATGAAGGCACTAGCGAAAAAACAGATTCCAAAATGTATTAAAGTGTACAGCAGGTCTGTTTTCATTAAGATATAG